A window from Leptospira wolffii serovar Khorat str. Khorat-H2 encodes these proteins:
- a CDS encoding efflux RND transporter permease subunit has translation MNQIVLIALKRPYTFVVLAILILFFGIQSIFKAPTDVFPNIKIPVISVVWSYQGMLPSDVAGRITYFFERALTSTVEGIKSINSRSYYGSSIINIELQPHTDLAGAEAEVAAISQTVVTSLPPDISPPMIMRLEASSVPVAMVQVTSEKMTPAELYNLAYMRIRSLLVTIPGAIIPQPYGGTPMQLLVSLDKQKLLSKNLSPMDVFKAFNEQSAVLPAGDQKIDKTDWMVMTNAIPLRVEDFNEIPIKRVGNSTFYMRDVANVALGGPPQLNSVLVEGKQSVLIVVMKSGDASTLDVVDGIRKTMPRIKQICPDDVEIKLLNDASVFVKDSIENVVHEMLLAACLTGFVVLLFLGSWRATTIIATSIPLSLLSSLIGLHLIGESINVMTLGGLALAVGILVDDATVMIENIDTHIEMGKPLEQAIIDAANEIVIPTFVATLAIVIVWLPLFELSGVSGWLFKPMAEAVALAMIASFILSRTLVPTMAKYLLVAHPIPEKGKHSAHSSKAAEKQNLSAPMKNINPRFAFLSQWIDFLNRFQKGFEKNFNEFRERYYILLQRVVANRKRFVLVFLGIVTGSLVLFLLNGRDFFPEIKAGTLQMHMRAPLGTRIEVAGRIATLVSEDIKKLLPNKVESVLSNCGLPVSPHNLAFIPTPTIGSQDCDLTISLKDEESPVWDYRETLRKGLGRLYPGTVFTFQPADLTAKILNFGSPSPIDIQINGMDLEKNFEFAQALQGKLRTIPGAADVVIQQTMNTPTLLVNGNRSLGINLDLPLKSVAENMLLATSGSQQIDQEYWMDRKTGLSYQINIYVPQPQMRRTEDLLTVPINKGDLQDDSENGIQLLGNVASVTPTGTPGLVTHQNLLPLIDVYVSSEGRDLGGVLSDAQKIIDSMKDMLPRGAAIEIQGQAETMRSAYLELLGGLFVAILLVYLLIVVNFQSWTDPFIIITALPGALAGIAWSLFLTRTYISVPALTGAIMCMGTATANSILVVSYARERREIHGDAVRAAIEAGYARIRPVLMTASAMIIGMVPMSISNSQNAPLGRAVIGGLAVATFATLFFVPCVYAIIYNDRFKTKKG, from the coding sequence ATGAATCAAATCGTACTCATAGCTCTCAAAAGACCTTACACATTCGTAGTACTTGCGATACTCATACTATTCTTCGGTATACAATCCATTTTCAAGGCTCCGACGGACGTATTCCCCAATATCAAAATACCGGTGATATCCGTGGTTTGGAGTTACCAAGGAATGTTGCCCTCGGATGTCGCCGGAAGAATCACCTACTTCTTCGAGCGCGCCTTGACAAGCACCGTAGAAGGTATCAAAAGCATCAACAGCCGTTCCTATTACGGAAGCAGTATCATCAATATAGAACTGCAACCTCACACGGATCTTGCGGGCGCCGAAGCGGAGGTGGCGGCGATTTCCCAAACGGTGGTGACCTCGTTGCCGCCGGACATTTCGCCTCCGATGATCATGCGACTGGAGGCTTCTTCAGTTCCGGTTGCAATGGTACAGGTCACTTCCGAAAAGATGACTCCTGCGGAACTCTATAATCTCGCTTACATGAGAATACGTTCCCTACTCGTAACCATCCCTGGCGCGATTATTCCCCAACCCTACGGCGGAACTCCTATGCAACTACTCGTCTCCTTGGATAAACAAAAGCTATTGTCCAAGAACCTTTCTCCGATGGACGTGTTCAAAGCATTCAACGAGCAAAGCGCCGTATTGCCCGCAGGAGACCAAAAGATCGACAAAACGGATTGGATGGTGATGACTAACGCGATTCCTTTAAGAGTCGAGGATTTCAACGAAATCCCGATCAAACGGGTCGGAAATAGCACTTTCTATATGAGGGACGTCGCAAACGTAGCCTTGGGAGGACCGCCCCAATTGAACTCAGTCCTCGTCGAGGGAAAGCAATCCGTTCTCATCGTAGTGATGAAAAGCGGAGACGCTTCCACACTCGATGTGGTGGACGGAATCCGAAAAACCATGCCTCGAATCAAACAAATCTGCCCCGACGACGTCGAGATAAAATTATTAAACGACGCATCCGTATTCGTCAAGGATTCGATAGAGAACGTAGTCCATGAAATGTTGCTCGCGGCCTGTCTGACCGGATTCGTAGTGCTATTGTTTTTAGGTTCCTGGAGAGCGACTACGATTATCGCCACTTCTATCCCGCTCTCCCTTTTGAGTTCCCTAATCGGTCTCCATTTAATCGGAGAATCCATCAACGTAATGACCTTGGGCGGCCTGGCATTAGCCGTAGGTATCCTAGTGGATGATGCAACGGTGATGATCGAAAACATAGATACTCATATAGAGATGGGGAAACCCTTGGAGCAAGCGATCATAGACGCGGCCAACGAAATCGTCATCCCTACTTTCGTAGCGACTCTCGCCATCGTGATCGTTTGGTTACCTCTTTTCGAACTGAGCGGAGTATCCGGCTGGTTATTCAAACCTATGGCGGAAGCGGTGGCGTTAGCGATGATCGCTTCCTTCATACTTTCCAGGACCTTGGTTCCTACGATGGCGAAATATTTACTCGTGGCCCATCCTATTCCGGAAAAAGGAAAACATTCGGCACATTCTTCTAAGGCAGCGGAAAAACAAAACCTCTCCGCTCCTATGAAGAATATAAATCCTCGTTTTGCATTTCTTTCCCAATGGATCGATTTTCTAAACCGCTTCCAAAAAGGATTCGAAAAGAATTTCAACGAATTTAGAGAAAGATACTATATTCTATTACAAAGAGTCGTAGCGAATCGAAAAAGATTCGTGCTCGTATTTCTAGGAATCGTAACGGGATCCTTGGTTCTATTCTTATTAAACGGTAGGGACTTCTTTCCTGAGATCAAAGCCGGCACTTTGCAGATGCATATGCGGGCCCCTCTGGGAACCAGGATAGAGGTCGCGGGTAGAATCGCCACTCTCGTCTCTGAAGATATCAAAAAATTGCTTCCGAACAAAGTTGAGAGCGTACTCAGCAATTGCGGCTTACCCGTCAGTCCCCATAACCTTGCGTTCATTCCCACACCTACGATCGGTTCCCAGGACTGCGATTTAACGATCTCCCTAAAGGACGAAGAATCTCCAGTTTGGGATTATAGGGAAACCCTCAGAAAAGGTTTGGGTCGGTTATATCCCGGAACGGTATTCACCTTCCAGCCGGCGGATCTAACCGCAAAAATCCTGAATTTCGGCTCACCTTCTCCCATAGATATCCAAATCAACGGTATGGATCTGGAGAAGAATTTCGAGTTCGCTCAAGCATTACAAGGTAAACTGCGGACCATCCCGGGTGCGGCTGACGTAGTTATCCAGCAAACGATGAATACTCCCACTCTACTAGTGAACGGAAATAGAAGCCTAGGAATCAACCTGGATCTTCCCTTGAAATCCGTAGCGGAGAATATGCTCTTAGCCACTTCGGGAAGCCAGCAGATCGACCAAGAATACTGGATGGATCGTAAGACCGGCCTCTCCTATCAGATCAATATCTACGTGCCCCAACCTCAGATGAGAAGGACGGAAGATTTACTTACGGTACCGATCAATAAGGGAGACCTGCAGGACGATTCTGAAAATGGAATACAACTTTTAGGTAATGTCGCCTCCGTCACTCCGACAGGAACTCCAGGACTCGTAACGCACCAGAACCTTTTGCCGCTCATCGACGTATATGTTTCCTCCGAAGGAAGGGATCTGGGAGGAGTATTAAGCGACGCTCAAAAGATCATAGACTCAATGAAGGATATGCTTCCTAGGGGCGCCGCGATCGAGATCCAAGGACAGGCGGAAACCATGAGAAGCGCCTACTTGGAACTTCTAGGAGGATTGTTCGTCGCGATTCTGCTCGTCTATCTTCTGATCGTTGTGAATTTCCAATCCTGGACGGACCCTTTCATCATCATCACCGCGTTACCCGGAGCCTTGGCGGGAATCGCCTGGTCCCTCTTTTTGACACGCACGTATATTTCCGTACCTGCCTTAACGGGAGCGATTATGTGTATGGGAACTGCAACCGCAAACTCCATACTTGTGGTCTCTTATGCGAGAGAAAGGAGAGAAATACACGGAGATGCGGTCAGAGCCGCAATCGAAGCGGGCTACGCTAGGATCCGGCCGGTCTTAATGACAGCTTCCGCGATGATTATAGGAATGGTACCTATGTCCATCAGCAACTCGCAGAACGCTCCCTTAGGACGTGCGGTGATCGGAGGGCTCGCGGTCGCCACCTTTGCCACCCTATTCTTCGTGCCATGCGTATATGCGATCATCTACAACGATCGGTTCAAAACCAAAAAAGGATAG
- a CDS encoding helix-turn-helix domain-containing protein, with protein sequence MREILVLILALLAFSPANAQNNKRTEVGHLRILGSESAHWRQIDDYSVLLDWGFYPEPIDLKLRIGNLPEESKTEFLIFPWSHLDSVEVCDLEDKCLQAGFAHPVNEWLIPGIFPVFPLRKFLEESPEIRVKIQSRNYIFAEVRLVSAEELYSITTLYSGIVFALLALVIIQIAYLIHAYLRLRSRWIFFQILFSIGMGLAFLFVTGIGSRYLFPSFGFPLSLGKKIMIGYLILTGTLWVSYFLKLKQNFKPVWYFYNAINFITAIMIGLSFTKFPRQFVSLSFTIFYLAVTGTAIVLSLVAMKRRTIRTRWFVLSMVSLLVIEILNIISYRTFFSFDGRSFLFFISFFVPINIFLTSRSVQTRIRELEYEIDLRRKELQNFQRDRMEGLNDPANEKKKSTIIGVDVEEVLTRLNRLLDEDRVYLEEELRIGDLAALLGLSVHQVSELLNQVLNISFPDLLKKYRIEEAKRMIANDPSLNILNMAFSVGFQSKSSFYDSFKKYTGMTPQEFKKSLMDGTVDK encoded by the coding sequence ATGAGGGAAATTCTTGTTCTAATCCTTGCTCTTCTGGCCTTTTCTCCTGCCAATGCGCAGAACAACAAGCGGACTGAGGTGGGTCATTTACGCATACTCGGTTCGGAGAGCGCACATTGGAGGCAAATCGATGATTACTCCGTTTTGCTGGATTGGGGATTTTATCCGGAACCTATCGATCTGAAACTTCGGATAGGCAATTTACCGGAAGAATCCAAGACCGAATTCCTGATATTTCCCTGGAGTCACTTGGATTCCGTGGAGGTCTGTGACCTTGAGGACAAATGCCTACAAGCCGGTTTTGCTCATCCGGTAAACGAATGGCTGATACCGGGCATATTTCCCGTCTTTCCCCTCCGAAAATTTCTGGAAGAAAGTCCGGAGATCCGAGTAAAGATCCAATCCAGAAACTACATATTCGCCGAAGTCCGCTTGGTGAGTGCCGAAGAATTGTATTCCATCACGACACTGTATTCCGGAATCGTATTCGCTCTTTTGGCATTGGTTATCATCCAGATCGCGTATCTCATCCATGCTTACCTGCGCCTCCGGTCCAGATGGATCTTTTTCCAAATCCTTTTCTCGATAGGGATGGGGTTGGCGTTTCTATTTGTAACCGGGATAGGTTCCAGATATCTGTTTCCTAGTTTCGGATTCCCTCTCTCCCTAGGTAAAAAGATCATGATAGGCTATCTGATTCTCACGGGTACTTTATGGGTTTCGTATTTCCTGAAGCTGAAACAGAATTTCAAACCTGTCTGGTATTTTTATAATGCGATCAATTTTATCACCGCCATAATGATTGGCCTGAGTTTCACGAAATTTCCTAGGCAATTCGTTTCCCTTTCGTTCACGATCTTTTATTTGGCCGTGACCGGCACGGCCATCGTTTTGAGCCTCGTAGCGATGAAGAGAAGGACGATCCGGACCCGTTGGTTCGTATTGAGTATGGTCTCTTTGCTCGTAATAGAAATTCTGAATATCATCTCCTACAGGACCTTTTTCTCCTTCGATGGAAGGAGTTTCCTTTTCTTTATCTCATTTTTCGTACCTATAAATATTTTTCTGACCAGTAGATCTGTACAGACTCGCATCCGGGAATTGGAATATGAAATCGATCTAAGAAGGAAGGAATTGCAGAATTTTCAAAGAGACCGGATGGAAGGCCTTAACGATCCGGCGAACGAAAAGAAGAAATCGACCATCATCGGAGTGGATGTGGAAGAAGTTCTCACTCGCCTGAATCGTCTATTGGACGAGGACAGAGTCTATTTGGAGGAAGAATTAAGGATCGGAGATCTTGCGGCCCTTCTCGGCTTATCGGTTCACCAGGTTTCGGAGCTTCTGAACCAAGTGTTGAATATTTCCTTCCCGGATCTGCTAAAAAAATATAGGATAGAAGAAGCCAAGCGAATGATCGCGAACGATCCGTCTCTGAATATTCTGAATATGGCATTCTCCGTAGGTTTTCAGTCCAAATCTTCCTTTTACGATTCTTTTAAGAAGTATACCGGGATGACTCCTCAAGAATTTAAGAAATCTCTAATGGATGGAACCGTCGACAAATAG
- a CDS encoding NAD(P)H-binding protein, with product MKIIVTGSLGHISKPLTRELLAKGHRVSVISSQEARKEEIEALGAIPCIGSLEDLGFLEKTFLEADAAYCMIPPNFSERDQVAYYRRLTLNYAEAVRKSQIKNVVELSSYGAHLEKGTGFIVGSHHVERIWDGLSGISVAHIRAGYFYYNLLNFIPMIRSIGSIGANYGGPDKLALVSPEDIALAITEELDSGVSKNRIRYVVSDDRSCDEVASVLGNSIGLPDLRWTTLTSEQMRSGLEAGGVPSYIASYLVELGEATHSGALREEYEKTKTKSGRIKLEDFAQEFLEAFRKAG from the coding sequence ATGAAAATTATCGTTACAGGTTCTCTCGGGCATATAAGCAAGCCTTTGACCAGGGAATTATTAGCAAAAGGACATAGAGTTTCCGTGATCAGTAGTCAAGAGGCCAGAAAAGAAGAAATAGAAGCATTAGGCGCAATTCCTTGCATCGGTTCTCTGGAGGATCTCGGATTTCTGGAAAAGACTTTCTTGGAAGCGGATGCGGCGTATTGTATGATACCTCCCAATTTTTCGGAAAGAGACCAGGTGGCTTATTATCGCAGACTGACTTTGAATTATGCGGAGGCTGTTCGTAAGTCCCAAATCAAAAACGTGGTGGAGTTGAGTAGTTACGGAGCCCATCTGGAAAAGGGGACTGGATTCATTGTGGGTTCCCATCATGTGGAAAGAATTTGGGACGGATTATCCGGAATTTCAGTAGCTCATATCCGAGCCGGCTACTTCTATTATAATTTACTCAACTTTATCCCGATGATCCGGTCTATCGGATCCATCGGAGCGAATTACGGAGGCCCGGATAAACTGGCCTTAGTCTCTCCGGAGGATATCGCATTGGCGATCACCGAAGAATTGGATTCCGGAGTTTCGAAGAATAGGATAAGATATGTGGTTAGCGACGATCGTTCCTGCGACGAGGTTGCATCCGTCCTAGGAAATTCCATCGGTCTACCGGATCTAAGATGGACGACTTTGACAAGCGAGCAAATGCGAAGCGGACTAGAGGCGGGCGGAGTACCTTCCTATATCGCATCTTATTTGGTGGAGTTGGGTGAAGCCACCCATAGCGGCGCTCTTCGCGAAGAATACGAGAAAACGAAAACAAAATCCGGAAGAATTAAATTGGAGGATTTCGCCCAAGAATTCCTGGAAGCCTTTCGAAAGGCGGGGTAG
- a CDS encoding helix-turn-helix domain-containing protein, producing the protein MSNAVPLRIRTIGEFHQLRELPKPAHPLISVIDYGSIRRSPADKSQSLVLDFYSIALKGNINGKIKYGQQEYDFDEGMMFFISPGQVFRAEVEVKEGLEPSGWILLIHPDFLWNTSLAKSIKKYEYFGYSVHEALFLSEKEEAVIDGLIGNLEQEYLANIDQFSQDIIISQLELLLKYADRFYHRQFITRKISNHRMLDRLEDLLLVYFQNENLKEKGIPSVQEISDRLEVSPNYLSGLLKVLTGQSTQQHIHDKLIEKAKEKLSTTDLPVTAIAYELGFEHSQSFSKLFKSKTKLSPQEFRRSFH; encoded by the coding sequence ATGTCGAACGCAGTGCCGCTAAGAATCAGAACGATCGGCGAATTTCACCAATTGAGGGAATTACCTAAGCCCGCGCATCCATTGATTAGCGTGATCGATTACGGAAGCATCCGGCGTTCGCCTGCGGATAAATCCCAAAGCTTGGTTTTGGATTTTTATTCGATAGCGCTGAAGGGAAATATCAACGGTAAAATCAAATACGGACAACAGGAATACGATTTCGATGAAGGCATGATGTTCTTTATCTCTCCCGGCCAGGTTTTCCGAGCGGAAGTCGAAGTGAAGGAAGGCTTGGAACCGTCCGGATGGATCCTGCTTATCCATCCGGATTTTCTCTGGAATACGAGCCTGGCAAAATCCATAAAGAAATACGAATATTTCGGTTATTCCGTGCATGAGGCCTTATTCCTCTCCGAAAAAGAAGAGGCGGTGATAGACGGTTTGATCGGGAACTTGGAGCAGGAGTATCTGGCAAATATTGATCAATTTAGTCAGGATATCATTATCTCCCAGCTCGAATTACTGCTCAAATACGCGGATCGGTTCTATCATAGACAATTCATTACTAGAAAAATATCGAACCATCGGATGCTGGATCGTCTGGAGGATCTTCTTTTAGTGTATTTCCAAAACGAGAATCTGAAGGAAAAGGGGATCCCTTCCGTCCAAGAAATTTCGGATAGATTGGAAGTCTCACCGAATTATCTGAGCGGCTTACTCAAGGTCTTAACCGGGCAAAGTACCCAGCAGCATATTCACGATAAATTGATCGAGAAAGCTAAGGAGAAATTATCCACGACGGATTTACCCGTGACCGCAATCGCTTACGAATTGGGATTCGAGCATTCCCAATCCTTCAGTAAACTATTCAAGAGCAAGACGAAACTTTCTCCCCAAGAATTCAGGCGTTCCTTTCATTGA
- a CDS encoding Na+/H+ antiporter, translating to MESILIEYVYLVLIILGLIVIANRLGLAYPIVLVIGGLGISLIPYFRNITVTPELIFLIFLPPLLYEAAWQVSWKEFWKWRRIIASFAFLIVIATSSVIAFVSVALIPGFTLALGFLLGGIISPPDSISSTTIMRQVKAPKSIMSIAEGESLLNDASSLIVFRFALAAVITGQFHMQDAAFDFFMVVFAGSLIGLIVGLLFYAAHRWLPLTPSVEIVLTFITPYCMYYAAEHYHFSGVLSVVCGGLFLSSRRQSFLSYVSRIQGVNVWNSIVFILNGLIFLLIGLQLPSIIHQLGDTSLTTAVLYGLTISFVLILTRILFTLGASGFTRVMSHFIQVAQQNPGWKLPVILGWSGIRGVVSLAAALSIPVYMSENEAFPYRNLILFITFIVILTTMILNGLTLPWLIRKLNVSDFEIVPSDHEQESRIQGRLLHGSIAFLQEGKKGEIARNRHLKNLTDRLKNELLYFDKEIKGGGESHRLERGEYQRVYLELLQYQRGVLKDINRSSEFDEELIRKFHTLIDMEEFRMREQD from the coding sequence ATGGAAAGCATACTTATAGAATACGTTTATCTTGTTCTTATCATTCTCGGGTTGATCGTAATCGCCAACCGACTCGGTCTGGCCTATCCGATCGTTTTAGTGATCGGGGGACTAGGGATCAGTCTGATTCCTTATTTCCGCAATATCACCGTGACTCCCGAACTTATCTTTCTAATCTTTTTACCTCCCTTGCTTTACGAGGCTGCCTGGCAAGTCTCTTGGAAGGAGTTTTGGAAATGGAGAAGGATCATCGCTAGTTTTGCTTTTCTGATCGTGATCGCTACTTCCAGCGTGATCGCATTCGTTTCGGTCGCCTTGATTCCCGGCTTTACTCTGGCTTTGGGATTTCTACTGGGAGGGATTATTTCCCCGCCGGATTCCATTTCTTCGACTACGATTATGCGTCAGGTAAAGGCCCCCAAATCCATCATGAGCATCGCGGAAGGCGAAAGTCTGCTAAACGACGCATCTTCTTTGATCGTATTTCGCTTCGCATTGGCCGCGGTAATTACCGGACAATTCCATATGCAAGACGCGGCCTTCGATTTCTTTATGGTGGTTTTTGCGGGATCCCTCATCGGGCTTATCGTAGGATTGTTGTTCTACGCGGCCCATCGTTGGTTACCCTTGACGCCGAGTGTGGAGATCGTTTTAACATTCATCACTCCTTACTGTATGTATTATGCGGCGGAACATTATCATTTTTCGGGAGTCCTTTCCGTAGTCTGTGGAGGGCTGTTTCTTTCCAGTAGACGCCAAAGTTTTTTAAGTTACGTGAGCCGCATCCAAGGTGTTAACGTTTGGAATAGCATCGTTTTCATTCTCAACGGACTCATCTTTCTGTTGATCGGCTTACAATTGCCTTCCATCATCCATCAACTGGGAGATACAAGTCTTACGACCGCCGTTCTCTATGGATTGACTATCTCTTTCGTATTGATTCTTACGCGCATCTTATTTACTCTGGGCGCCTCCGGATTTACCCGGGTGATGAGTCATTTTATCCAGGTAGCCCAGCAAAATCCCGGTTGGAAATTGCCGGTCATACTCGGTTGGTCCGGAATCAGAGGAGTCGTATCCCTAGCGGCGGCGCTTTCGATCCCGGTATACATGTCGGAGAATGAAGCATTCCCTTATAGAAATCTTATCCTATTCATTACATTCATCGTAATCTTAACTACGATGATATTGAACGGACTTACCTTGCCTTGGTTGATTCGGAAGTTGAACGTTTCCGATTTCGAAATTGTTCCTTCCGATCATGAACAGGAATCGAGGATCCAAGGAAGATTATTACACGGATCCATTGCGTTCCTGCAGGAAGGAAAAAAGGGAGAGATCGCTCGGAATCGTCATCTGAAGAATCTTACGGATCGGTTAAAAAACGAATTATTATATTTCGATAAGGAAATAAAGGGCGGGGGAGAATCGCACCGCCTGGAAAGGGGAGAATACCAAAGGGTATATTTAGAATTACTGCAATACCAGAGAGGCGTACTGAAAGATATCAATCGCAGTTCCGAATTCGACGAGGAATTGATCCGAAAATTCCATACCTTAATCGATATGGAAGAATTTCGTATGCGAGAACAGGATTGA
- a CDS encoding DUF302 domain-containing protein encodes MKYIVDTEKSVEEASADLQKNVLEAKYGVLHVHDLKETMKKKGVEFPEECRIFEVCNPIKAKAVLSEDMEMNFALPCRISVYTQNGKTRIGMLRPESLLASLSSSEVLAKEARDVEADLIRVIQASK; translated from the coding sequence ATGAAATACATTGTGGATACCGAAAAAAGCGTGGAGGAAGCTTCCGCAGATCTACAGAAAAACGTACTCGAGGCAAAATATGGAGTCTTACACGTTCATGATCTTAAGGAAACGATGAAAAAGAAAGGAGTGGAGTTTCCGGAAGAGTGCAGAATTTTCGAAGTTTGTAATCCCATAAAGGCTAAGGCCGTATTGAGCGAAGATATGGAGATGAATTTCGCACTTCCATGTAGGATATCCGTTTATACCCAAAACGGAAAAACTAGAATCGGAATGCTCAGGCCCGAGTCTCTCTTGGCCTCTCTCTCTTCTTCCGAAGTATTGGCAAAAGAGGCGAGGGATGTGGAAGCGGATTTGATCCGAGTGATCCAGGCCTCCAAATAA
- a CDS encoding NHL repeat-containing protein, which translates to MANCGAISKENPCDSSSDAFLKNQLLKFLLNDTSSSCAVSVSECGALKMGESAKVVLGQPDFVSNTSGSAINQVAAGGLSMDPQGGLWASDTNNQRVFHFTSPFSTFQDADIILTGFNTPRGVATDPNGGLWVASTMEDLVYHFPSGVISGGVADITLGTFNSNNQTQSTFNNPWDLAADSSGSVWVADYFNSRVLRFSPPFTSGMNADLVLGKSSFTSGASGASANQMASPNDVEVDSSGKVWVADTGNHRVLRFSPPFSNGMGADLVLGQPDFVSSSYALDADSLSSPNGVSIASNGAIWVADSGNMRAVRFSPPFTNGKAADNVLGEPDLVSTNSSFIVSDKTIGSTSSVAVSPCGLWVSDTTNNRVLFFP; encoded by the coding sequence GTGGCAAATTGTGGTGCGATCTCCAAGGAGAATCCTTGCGATTCTTCCAGCGACGCTTTCTTAAAAAACCAACTGTTAAAGTTTCTTCTAAACGATACTAGCTCGTCCTGTGCCGTTTCCGTTTCCGAGTGCGGAGCATTGAAGATGGGCGAGTCGGCTAAGGTCGTTTTAGGCCAACCCGATTTCGTCAGTAATACTTCGGGTTCTGCCATCAATCAGGTTGCGGCCGGAGGCCTTTCGATGGATCCTCAAGGAGGTCTATGGGCCTCCGATACGAACAACCAGCGAGTATTCCATTTTACGTCTCCGTTTTCAACGTTTCAGGACGCTGATATTATTCTTACCGGCTTCAATACGCCTCGGGGAGTTGCGACTGATCCGAATGGAGGTCTCTGGGTTGCCTCTACGATGGAGGATTTGGTTTATCATTTTCCTTCCGGAGTGATTTCCGGAGGGGTTGCCGACATTACGTTAGGAACTTTTAATTCCAATAATCAAACGCAAAGTACATTCAATAATCCATGGGATCTGGCTGCGGATTCGAGCGGTAGCGTATGGGTTGCGGATTATTTCAACAGTAGAGTTTTACGTTTTTCTCCTCCCTTTACCTCGGGTATGAATGCGGATCTTGTGTTAGGGAAAAGTTCCTTTACTAGCGGAGCGTCGGGCGCTTCCGCGAATCAGATGGCGTCTCCCAACGATGTCGAGGTGGATTCTTCGGGAAAGGTTTGGGTTGCGGATACGGGAAATCACAGGGTACTTCGATTCTCGCCTCCCTTTTCTAACGGAATGGGGGCCGATTTAGTATTGGGACAACCGGATTTTGTGAGTTCCTCGTATGCGTTAGATGCGGATTCCTTATCGAGTCCGAACGGGGTGAGCATCGCTTCTAACGGCGCGATTTGGGTGGCGGACAGCGGTAATATGAGAGCCGTTCGTTTCTCTCCTCCGTTTACGAACGGAAAGGCCGCAGATAATGTTTTGGGAGAACCGGATTTAGTAAGCACGAATTCGAGCTTTATCGTTTCCGATAAGACTATCGGAAGCACCTCGTCCGTGGCTGTGTCGCCTTGCGGGCTATGGGTTTCTGATACGACGAATAATCGAGTCTTGTTTTTCCCTTAA